From the genome of Geoglobus ahangari, one region includes:
- a CDS encoding 4Fe-4S dicluster domain-containing protein has protein sequence MNRRKFLIASSAIASGIIGFRLARGEEAEGRATGYIFVVDVRKCIGCGRCVRACKIENEVPLKPYYFRTWVERYVWLKGEKDLKVDSPNGGFDGFPNIYSEDEVAKSYFVPKLCNHCEDPPCVQVCPVGATYRTPDGVVLVDEKYCIGCRYCIQACPYGARYLYPRDGPRESRRNTADKCTWCYHRITKGYKPACVMACPTGARMFGREDDERILRVLEENSVSVLKPEQGTKPRVFYIGIDSEVR, from the coding sequence ATGAATAGGAGAAAGTTCCTGATTGCCTCGTCAGCCATCGCATCGGGAATCATCGGGTTCAGGCTTGCGAGGGGGGAGGAGGCTGAGGGCAGAGCAACAGGCTACATTTTCGTGGTCGACGTCAGGAAGTGCATAGGCTGCGGCAGGTGCGTGAGGGCCTGCAAGATAGAGAACGAGGTTCCCCTGAAGCCGTACTACTTCAGGACATGGGTCGAGAGGTACGTATGGCTCAAGGGAGAGAAGGATCTGAAGGTTGACTCCCCCAACGGAGGGTTCGACGGCTTTCCGAACATCTACAGCGAGGACGAGGTCGCGAAAAGCTACTTCGTTCCGAAGCTCTGCAACCACTGCGAAGACCCTCCCTGCGTTCAGGTGTGCCCCGTTGGCGCAACTTACAGAACCCCGGATGGAGTTGTGCTGGTGGACGAGAAGTACTGCATAGGGTGCAGGTACTGCATTCAGGCCTGTCCGTATGGCGCGAGATACCTCTACCCGAGGGACGGGCCGAGGGAGAGCAGGAGGAACACGGCAGACAAGTGCACGTGGTGCTACCACAGGATAACGAAGGGGTACAAGCCTGCGTGTGTGATGGCATGCCCAACGGGAGCGAGGATGTTCGGCAGGGAGGACGATGAGCGGATCCTTAGGGTTCTCGAGGAGAACAGCGTCTCCGTGCTGAAGCCGGAGCAGGGAACAAAGCCGAGGGTTTTCTACATAGGCATAGACTCGGAGGTGCGCTGA
- the cbiB gene encoding adenosylcobinamide-phosphate synthase CbiB, protein MVSLGVLELPVAIAFELIRSEPPPRAHPTVWFGRLISFLDKRLPRNAYAGILPPLLTASLAIALSLIPSALPWPFDLLLSGYLLYCSISIRSMVEHALACVDGEGVVRERVRLIVSRDLNGLEDWQVVSAVIESVSENFVDGVLAPLLYYAIFGLPGALVYRAINTCDAMLGYRNERYREFGRVSARLDDLLNLIPSRLSLLLYAILSRRAFSCGLRSPKLNGHSISAMAGLLGVRLEKPGSYRIECGREPEVKDIERCVRYFTALSGMAVILALSLRLLV, encoded by the coding sequence ATGGTTAGTTTGGGTGTGCTCGAGCTTCCCGTCGCAATCGCCTTCGAGCTGATCAGGTCAGAGCCTCCACCGCGAGCCCATCCCACCGTGTGGTTCGGGAGGCTCATCTCCTTCCTCGACAAAAGGCTGCCAAGGAACGCTTACGCCGGCATTCTCCCGCCGCTGCTCACAGCCTCCCTCGCCATAGCACTTTCGCTCATCCCATCAGCCCTGCCATGGCCATTTGACCTGCTGCTCTCGGGGTACCTGCTCTACTGCAGCATCTCGATAAGGAGCATGGTCGAACACGCCCTCGCCTGCGTGGATGGAGAGGGTGTTGTTAGAGAGAGGGTGAGGCTTATAGTCAGCAGGGATCTGAATGGTCTCGAGGACTGGCAGGTCGTGTCTGCCGTCATAGAGAGCGTGTCCGAGAACTTCGTGGACGGTGTTCTGGCACCCCTCCTCTACTACGCCATCTTCGGCCTTCCGGGGGCGCTCGTTTACAGGGCGATAAACACCTGCGACGCCATGCTCGGCTACAGGAATGAGAGGTACAGGGAGTTCGGCAGAGTTTCTGCCAGACTCGACGACCTGCTGAACCTCATACCCTCGAGGCTCTCACTCCTGCTTTACGCGATTCTCAGCAGGAGAGCGTTCTCCTGCGGGCTCAGAAGCCCAAAGCTGAACGGCCACTCGATCTCCGCGATGGCCGGGTTGCTTGGGGTCAGGCTGGAGAAGCCGGGGAGCTACAGGATAGAGTGCGGGAGAGAGCCTGAAGTGAAAGACATAGAGAGGTGCGTCAGGTACTTCACAGCACTCTCAGGAATGGCAGTGATATTAGCACTGTCATTAAGGCTGCTGGTATGA
- a CDS encoding multiheme c-type cytochrome — protein MKRPGLLVGIIVAIAALLAIPASAEELCIACHYKQTPNIVKDWEKSKHGDYGVTCYVCHKAGDDEYGEDHHGYRITPVVSPKKCAQCHEYEYETFSKSKHAFAAINGPLMPWYKAMTSQGLNPLDPNTARQNPPRDYIRDKVTPLYPASGIFAKTGLLDEINHENQVLGCMECHGSYVYYDGEKLQGWPNIGIGRINPDGSLGSCASCHTQHQFSIKEARMPETCGKCHLGYDHPQIEIYESSHHGARYMADEENWNWEAKPWKVGVDFSSPTCSVCHMGGIADSSGKVIVQSTHDVGAMLKWEIQGPFNTYQSSNPNKAVGYTPDEKLANENRERMKKICQACHSPNWVDGYFESYEKVLADYDKTAKYAKDLLQRIYDEGLADPSNPIDEFPEMMWYYIWHHEGRRWRMGASMMGPDYTHWMGAVDTVMDKLGRMIDWYETQKRIRGEVPALSTAPDSSTAPLTPPANNAVVAQGVADATTSQTISLPKNVRFVELTAGSFAVLAALALAGRLRGSA, from the coding sequence ATGAAACGTCCCGGGCTGTTAGTGGGAATAATAGTGGCAATCGCAGCCCTGCTCGCCATTCCAGCGAGTGCAGAGGAACTGTGCATTGCCTGCCACTACAAGCAAACACCGAACATCGTCAAGGACTGGGAAAAGAGCAAGCACGGGGACTACGGAGTGACGTGCTACGTCTGCCACAAGGCTGGAGATGACGAGTATGGCGAGGACCACCACGGATACAGGATAACCCCGGTCGTTTCTCCGAAGAAGTGTGCACAGTGCCACGAGTACGAGTACGAGACCTTCTCAAAGAGCAAGCACGCCTTTGCCGCCATCAACGGACCCCTCATGCCGTGGTACAAGGCCATGACATCGCAGGGTCTGAACCCGCTCGACCCGAACACCGCAAGGCAGAACCCGCCGAGAGACTACATAAGGGACAAGGTAACGCCCCTCTACCCGGCAAGCGGAATATTTGCAAAGACAGGGCTTCTCGACGAGATAAACCACGAGAATCAGGTGCTCGGATGCATGGAGTGCCACGGAAGCTACGTTTACTACGACGGGGAGAAGCTGCAGGGGTGGCCGAACATCGGCATAGGCAGAATAAACCCCGACGGTAGCCTCGGAAGCTGTGCCTCCTGCCACACGCAGCACCAGTTCAGCATAAAGGAGGCGAGAATGCCTGAGACCTGCGGAAAGTGCCACCTTGGATACGACCACCCGCAGATCGAGATATACGAGAGCAGCCACCACGGAGCGAGGTACATGGCCGACGAGGAGAACTGGAACTGGGAGGCAAAGCCGTGGAAGGTCGGTGTTGACTTCTCCTCACCGACGTGCAGCGTCTGCCACATGGGTGGAATCGCCGACTCATCTGGCAAGGTGATAGTCCAGAGCACGCACGACGTTGGAGCCATGCTCAAGTGGGAGATTCAGGGGCCGTTCAACACCTACCAGAGCAGCAACCCCAACAAGGCTGTTGGGTACACCCCAGACGAGAAGCTCGCCAACGAGAACAGGGAGAGGATGAAGAAGATCTGTCAGGCGTGTCACAGCCCCAACTGGGTTGACGGGTACTTCGAGAGCTACGAGAAGGTGCTCGCCGACTACGACAAGACTGCAAAGTACGCGAAAGACCTGCTGCAGAGGATATACGACGAGGGGCTTGCCGACCCGAGCAATCCGATAGACGAGTTCCCGGAGATGATGTGGTACTACATCTGGCACCACGAGGGAAGAAGGTGGAGAATGGGCGCCTCGATGATGGGACCGGACTACACGCACTGGATGGGAGCCGTTGACACCGTGATGGACAAGCTCGGAAGGATGATAGACTGGTACGAGACGCAGAAGAGGATCAGGGGAGAGGTCCCGGCACTGTCCACCGCACCTGACTCGAGCACCGCACCGCTCACACCACCTGCCAACAATGCTGTGGTCGCGCAGGGAGTCGCAGATGCCACCACGTCCCAGACAATCAGCCTTCCGAAGAACGTGAGGTTCGTGGAGCTGACGGCCGGATCCTTCGCAGTGCTCGCAGCACTGGCCCTCGCAGGAAGGTTGCGGGGTTCAGCCTGA
- a CDS encoding protease complex subunit PrcB family protein produces MRWILLLILSLLTLSLLGCSGKEENQVKFDVIGKGYFSNVAEKRYMVIRSTDEFRDFINETGVIFQPPDFNTTMVIAVFMGERKTGGYEINIGKILEEDGKLVVFVDLYEPSDTCLVTSVITSPFQVVKLKKFDGKVEFVETVREIKC; encoded by the coding sequence ATGAGGTGGATACTCCTGCTCATCCTGTCTCTGCTGACACTCTCGCTGCTCGGGTGCTCGGGCAAGGAGGAGAATCAGGTCAAGTTCGATGTCATCGGAAAGGGCTACTTCTCCAACGTGGCGGAGAAGAGGTACATGGTCATAAGGAGCACTGACGAGTTCAGGGACTTCATCAACGAGACCGGCGTGATATTCCAGCCGCCTGACTTCAACACGACGATGGTCATCGCCGTGTTCATGGGGGAAAGGAAGACTGGCGGATATGAGATCAACATAGGCAAGATTCTCGAGGAGGATGGAAAACTGGTTGTCTTTGTGGATCTATACGAGCCATCCGACACGTGCCTCGTCACCTCGGTGATAACGAGCCCGTTTCAGGTGGTCAAGCTGAAAAAATTTGACGGAAAGGTTGAGTTCGTCGAGACCGTCAGGGAGATAAAGTGCTGA
- the nrfD gene encoding NrfD/PsrC family molybdoenzyme membrane anchor subunit — protein sequence MSDILEIALRHVQGFIYPNEVEIYWSVLIAVYPYITGLVAGAFIVASLERIFRVEEVKPTYRLALLTALAFLITAPMPLIAHLGHPERALEIMFTPNTSSAMAMFGFVYAWYLLVVLLIEIYFDYRKDIVTWARERRGIRGAIYRILTLGDYDISDSATRRDEKIVNVITVIGLPSAAFLHGYVGFIFGSVKANPWWSSPLMPIIFLFSAMVSGIALVLAIYVISSVIRGVSPDVRCVDKLASYLLYSYILDLGLEFVEFSHVFYTREEGFEAILALINEKLFFSMIVVQVIVGAIVPVAMIAVAKVFRMPDRARVAVYTVSAILTLVGVFAMRWNVVIGGQILSKTFRGFSYYVMPLLGPESASIAAAIMVVPLVILYVLVKILPPWEERAETA from the coding sequence ATGAGCGACATCCTCGAAATAGCGCTCAGGCACGTGCAGGGGTTCATCTACCCCAACGAGGTCGAGATATACTGGAGCGTGCTGATCGCCGTGTACCCGTACATAACAGGGCTCGTCGCCGGAGCGTTCATAGTCGCCTCGCTTGAGAGGATATTCAGGGTCGAGGAGGTCAAACCCACCTACAGGCTCGCCCTGCTCACAGCACTCGCGTTTCTGATAACCGCACCGATGCCGCTCATCGCCCACCTCGGACACCCAGAGAGAGCTCTGGAGATAATGTTCACGCCAAACACATCCTCAGCGATGGCAATGTTCGGGTTCGTCTACGCATGGTACCTGCTCGTCGTGCTTCTCATCGAGATATACTTCGACTACAGGAAGGACATAGTGACGTGGGCGAGGGAGAGGAGAGGAATCAGGGGCGCGATTTACAGGATCCTCACCCTCGGAGACTACGACATAAGCGACAGCGCAACGAGGAGGGACGAGAAGATAGTGAATGTCATAACTGTGATCGGTCTGCCTTCAGCGGCATTCCTGCACGGATACGTCGGGTTCATATTCGGCAGCGTGAAGGCGAACCCGTGGTGGAGCTCCCCGCTGATGCCCATAATCTTCCTGTTCTCGGCGATGGTTTCTGGAATTGCGCTGGTGCTCGCGATTTACGTCATAAGCTCAGTCATCAGGGGTGTCTCTCCGGACGTGAGGTGCGTTGACAAGCTCGCCAGCTACCTGCTCTACTCCTACATCCTCGACCTCGGCCTCGAGTTCGTGGAGTTCAGCCACGTCTTCTACACGAGGGAGGAGGGTTTCGAGGCAATACTGGCGCTGATAAACGAGAAGCTGTTCTTCAGCATGATAGTCGTGCAGGTGATTGTCGGAGCCATTGTGCCCGTCGCGATGATAGCCGTGGCAAAGGTGTTCAGGATGCCGGACAGGGCGAGGGTCGCTGTGTACACAGTGTCCGCGATTCTCACGCTGGTAGGCGTGTTCGCGATGAGGTGGAACGTGGTCATAGGCGGGCAGATACTGTCAAAGACCTTCAGGGGCTTCAGCTACTACGTCATGCCGCTGCTCGGCCCAGAGAGTGCCTCGATAGCCGCGGCGATAATGGTGGTTCCGCTGGTGATACTCTACGTGCTCGTGAAGATACTGCCGCCGTGGGAAGAGAGGGCTGAGACGGCATAA
- a CDS encoding multiheme c-type cytochrome, with translation MKVTTRVVLLYILGLAVFFIARSVFVPDTFGELGHYRAASIGEIESLKTKVGENYECFNCHVNEYVDWSVGEHRRIACTSCHGLLKAHVADPKNHSAKDEFLSPYAYPTMTDFCLSCHATSPSKPESFPQISVEHGREEMWNCTRCHNPHNPVV, from the coding sequence ATGAAAGTCACCACCAGAGTCGTGCTTCTGTACATACTGGGGCTTGCAGTGTTCTTCATAGCCAGAAGCGTCTTTGTCCCGGATACCTTCGGCGAGCTCGGCCACTACAGGGCCGCGTCTATCGGGGAGATAGAGAGCCTGAAGACCAAGGTTGGAGAGAACTACGAGTGCTTCAACTGTCACGTGAATGAGTACGTGGACTGGAGCGTGGGGGAGCACAGGAGGATAGCGTGCACAAGCTGTCACGGACTCCTGAAAGCCCACGTTGCCGATCCGAAAAACCACTCGGCCAAGGATGAGTTTCTGAGCCCGTACGCGTACCCCACCATGACGGACTTCTGCCTGAGCTGCCACGCCACCAGCCCGAGCAAGCCAGAGTCATTCCCGCAGATCTCAGTAGAGCACGGTAGAGAGGAGATGTGGAACTGCACGAGGTGTCACAATCCCCACAACCCGGTGGTGTAA
- a CDS encoding formylmethanofuran--tetrahydromethanopterin N-formyltransferase → MELELNGVPVEDTYCEAFDGIYSRILITAKQKWLLKKAAYNSTALPSTVFGESEGGVEKFVSPQETPDGRLGAIAQIWVAKSKNFESVLMREMSKRIRQGILVVPTTRVFNATESDKFFDAELNVGRCGDGYEWEEEMWGRKVIRVPIMFGEFIIERYIGYAEGVAGGNVWFFCDSEESALEAGEAAVEVLRNMDNVITSFDICSAGSKPETKYPEIGPTTNHYYCPTLKGKIPDSKVPEGVKSIPEIVINGTTLEDVKKAMYVCMEVVSRIDGVLKISAGNYGGKLGQHKIYLRDILQEYGE, encoded by the coding sequence ATGGAGCTGGAGCTGAATGGTGTGCCTGTAGAGGATACGTACTGCGAGGCGTTTGATGGAATCTATTCGAGGATTTTGATAACTGCGAAGCAGAAGTGGCTGCTCAAGAAGGCCGCTTACAACTCCACAGCCCTTCCATCAACCGTTTTCGGCGAGTCCGAGGGTGGAGTTGAGAAGTTTGTCTCACCTCAGGAGACCCCCGACGGCAGGCTGGGTGCGATCGCCCAGATATGGGTTGCTAAGAGCAAGAACTTCGAGAGCGTTCTGATGAGAGAGATGAGCAAGAGGATCAGGCAGGGCATTCTTGTTGTTCCCACGACAAGGGTGTTCAACGCAACCGAGAGCGACAAGTTCTTCGATGCCGAGCTGAATGTGGGAAGGTGCGGTGATGGATACGAGTGGGAGGAAGAGATGTGGGGCAGGAAGGTAATCAGAGTGCCCATCATGTTCGGCGAGTTCATAATCGAGAGGTACATCGGTTATGCTGAGGGTGTCGCTGGAGGCAACGTCTGGTTCTTCTGCGACAGCGAGGAATCAGCCCTTGAGGCTGGAGAAGCTGCCGTAGAGGTGCTCAGGAACATGGACAACGTCATAACTTCCTTCGACATATGTTCTGCTGGCTCGAAGCCCGAGACGAAGTATCCTGAAATCGGGCCAACAACCAACCACTACTACTGCCCCACGCTTAAGGGCAAGATCCCAGATTCAAAGGTTCCTGAGGGTGTAAAGAGCATTCCGGAGATAGTCATCAACGGCACAACCCTTGAGGACGTCAAGAAAGCCATGTACGTCTGCATGGAGGTAGTTAGCAGGATAGATGGCGTTCTCAAGATCTCGGCTGGAAACTACGGCGGAAAGCTGGGTCAGCACAAGATCTACCTGAGAGACATCCTGCAGGAATACGGTGAATGA
- a CDS encoding DUF2070 family protein, which translates to MIDQNILEKFYSKIFSVPKKRVSVAIGITSIVLASYLNGISGKSFFAMRYFFIGLALLALLLFFGRLLGSGFNSRRIFFFALFMLVLIEIADVIAIHLLSPELIVVSPSAIAFILSVALYFTSERFSYLAPLLILALLYPVDYLFSFSAPHRGLAYALSSLAGVSLSYLFVSFMSGKAGRIVVSDILRDFVLYWLKGEPGIFERRIKMYSEVREGKVFVIRVGDATLIAPEFHPGPFRDIGGAKLVERALGRFSMFLHAASTHATNPSTGEDVEAIIRVTPEFEGARARKPYSVEGKRFRLKIYPFTTFTLIIIHGKESIDDIPSEVRDIAERFFANPIVVDGHNAYAERYELTPEDMTEIYMLMEKASQISPDECGRFEAYFTSADYESQSICGKLALLLMSFEGERHGILMVDANNMDIELREYLERVGKKYGVELDVITTDNHSKTGVSPKIGYKPAGMVDAEAIESFLERAMANAKLSEVEVEFGVASVRVTVMGERFFKDVDAAFKNYGERAMYLFILFSALNYALTFALSSVII; encoded by the coding sequence ATGATCGATCAGAACATCCTCGAAAAGTTTTACTCCAAAATTTTTTCCGTCCCGAAGAAGAGAGTCAGCGTAGCCATAGGCATAACGAGCATAGTCCTTGCATCCTATTTGAACGGGATTTCCGGAAAGTCCTTTTTTGCGATGAGGTACTTCTTCATAGGCCTCGCCCTGCTCGCTTTACTGCTCTTCTTCGGCAGGCTGCTTGGATCCGGGTTCAACAGCAGGAGGATATTCTTCTTCGCGCTGTTCATGCTCGTGCTGATAGAGATAGCTGACGTGATAGCAATACACCTGCTGAGCCCCGAGCTGATCGTCGTCTCTCCCTCGGCTATAGCATTCATCCTCTCGGTGGCTTTGTACTTCACGTCCGAGCGGTTCAGCTACCTCGCGCCACTGCTCATCCTCGCCCTGCTCTATCCTGTGGACTACCTCTTCTCCTTCAGCGCCCCTCACAGGGGGCTGGCGTACGCCCTCTCGTCCCTTGCCGGAGTTTCTCTCTCATACCTCTTCGTCTCGTTCATGAGCGGGAAGGCTGGGAGAATTGTCGTATCGGACATACTGAGGGACTTTGTCCTGTACTGGCTGAAGGGAGAGCCCGGGATCTTCGAGAGGAGGATAAAGATGTATTCAGAGGTCAGAGAGGGCAAGGTCTTCGTGATAAGGGTTGGGGACGCGACCCTCATAGCTCCCGAATTTCACCCCGGCCCCTTCAGGGACATCGGTGGCGCAAAGCTCGTGGAGAGAGCCTTGGGGAGGTTCTCGATGTTCCTGCATGCCGCGTCAACTCATGCGACGAACCCGTCCACAGGCGAGGACGTTGAAGCCATAATCCGCGTCACTCCAGAGTTTGAAGGCGCCAGAGCGAGGAAGCCGTACTCGGTGGAGGGGAAGAGGTTCAGGCTGAAGATCTACCCGTTCACAACCTTCACGCTCATAATCATCCACGGAAAGGAGAGCATAGACGACATACCTTCGGAGGTGAGGGACATAGCGGAGAGGTTCTTCGCCAACCCAATTGTGGTTGACGGGCACAACGCTTACGCTGAGAGGTACGAGCTAACCCCCGAGGACATGACCGAGATATACATGCTGATGGAGAAGGCTTCCCAGATCAGTCCAGATGAGTGCGGGAGGTTCGAGGCTTACTTCACCTCCGCCGACTACGAGAGCCAGTCTATCTGCGGAAAGCTCGCGCTTCTGCTGATGTCGTTTGAAGGGGAGAGGCATGGAATCCTGATGGTGGATGCCAACAACATGGACATCGAGCTCAGGGAGTATTTGGAGAGGGTGGGTAAGAAGTATGGAGTTGAGTTGGACGTCATCACCACTGACAACCACTCCAAGACGGGAGTGTCACCAAAAATCGGGTACAAGCCGGCTGGCATGGTTGATGCAGAGGCGATTGAGAGCTTCCTTGAGAGGGCCATGGCAAATGCCAAGCTCTCCGAGGTGGAGGTGGAGTTCGGTGTGGCGAGCGTGAGGGTCACGGTGATGGGGGAGAGGTTCTTCAAGGATGTTGACGCTGCATTCAAAAATTACGGAGAGAGGGCGATGTACCTCTTCATCCTCTTCTCCGCCCTTAACTACGCCCTGACCTTCGCCCTCTCATCGGTCATCATCTAA
- a CDS encoding NAD(P)-dependent malic enzyme has translation MTESREVYEKALEIHRKYEGKVEVLPKIPYRGLEDFTYLYTPGVARACEEIEKNSDKAYELTWKSNSIAIVTDGSRTLGLGDIGSLASLPVMEGKALIFKLFGGVDAIPLPINEHDADRFIEIVEKISPSFGGINLEDIESPKCFYILEKLKERLDIPVWHDDQQGTATATLAALFGALDVVGKKLDEVRIAVIGVGAANTAAIRLMLEAGVPGDNIVAVDSKGTLYEGREGLEKNKYKMWIAERTNRSKIKGGIREAMRGADVVIAASKPGPGVIRKEWIREMNDDPVIFAEANPVPEILPEEAKEAGARVVGTGRSDYPNQINNSLVFPGIFRGVLTVRAREITDSMAIEAARALYEYAKPRLSEDYIIPRMDEFDVHERVAVRVAEKAIELGVARREMSREELKKEIDRVLDSTHEKVRVLSEVLSTLSP, from the coding sequence ATGACCGAGAGCAGAGAGGTTTACGAGAAGGCGCTGGAGATACACAGGAAGTACGAGGGAAAGGTCGAGGTTCTGCCCAAGATACCCTATCGAGGGCTGGAGGACTTCACGTACCTGTACACCCCCGGAGTTGCGAGGGCGTGCGAGGAGATAGAAAAGAACTCTGACAAAGCCTACGAGCTCACGTGGAAGTCCAACAGCATCGCAATAGTCACCGACGGATCGCGAACACTCGGCCTCGGGGACATAGGAAGCCTCGCCTCTCTGCCCGTCATGGAGGGGAAGGCCCTCATTTTCAAGCTGTTCGGCGGGGTTGACGCCATACCCCTGCCCATCAACGAGCATGACGCTGACAGATTCATTGAGATAGTGGAGAAGATCTCCCCATCGTTCGGAGGGATAAACCTCGAGGACATTGAGAGCCCCAAGTGCTTCTACATACTCGAGAAGCTGAAGGAGAGGCTCGACATACCCGTCTGGCACGACGACCAGCAGGGAACTGCCACGGCTACGCTCGCAGCCCTCTTTGGCGCACTGGATGTTGTGGGGAAGAAGCTGGATGAAGTTAGGATCGCGGTCATAGGCGTTGGAGCCGCAAATACCGCCGCAATAAGGCTGATGCTCGAAGCAGGAGTGCCGGGAGACAACATAGTCGCAGTGGACTCCAAGGGAACGCTGTACGAGGGGAGAGAGGGGCTTGAGAAAAACAAATACAAGATGTGGATAGCGGAGAGGACGAACAGGAGCAAAATCAAGGGAGGAATCAGGGAGGCCATGAGAGGTGCTGACGTCGTCATCGCTGCCAGCAAGCCCGGCCCGGGAGTGATAAGAAAGGAGTGGATAAGGGAGATGAACGACGACCCGGTGATTTTCGCAGAGGCCAATCCGGTGCCGGAGATTCTGCCAGAAGAGGCGAAAGAGGCAGGTGCGAGGGTCGTGGGAACCGGAAGGAGCGACTACCCCAACCAGATAAACAACAGCCTCGTCTTCCCCGGAATATTCCGGGGGGTTCTGACCGTGAGGGCGAGGGAGATCACGGACTCAATGGCGATCGAGGCTGCGAGGGCGTTATACGAGTACGCGAAGCCCAGACTCAGCGAGGACTACATAATCCCCAGAATGGATGAATTTGATGTGCACGAGAGGGTGGCTGTGAGAGTTGCTGAGAAGGCCATTGAGCTCGGGGTTGCGAGGAGGGAGATGAGCAGGGAGGAGCTCAAAAAGGAGATAGACAGGGTGCTCGACTCAACGCACGAGAAGGTGAGGGTCCTCTCGGAGGTTCTCAGCACTTTATCTCCCTGA
- a CDS encoding DUF401 family protein gives MDVVVTLLISVLIILLLIRFEITLAVFAGALFLAITSAPESILATFSSISTWRIVAIVVFAFSIGYSMEVVGMLKRITESVHSISGRMSVALIPMLIGLLPMPGGALVSAVMIKDLVERFEIRPEKAVFINYWFRHVWVTFWPLYPNIVIAMGILSTDYSEIARSTYPILVASLVSGVLLMGVRSSRIEGRRDSRGLAYMYPVLLIVLFTALTGDLLAALIASFLSIILFNRAFSKVPEIFRKTVDFKIIVLVIGVMLYKNAIEMSNASSAFYSDVLSLSNPYVAAFSLSFLIAFATGIELSYTSVALPLLTSFTGTGDVINSHLFIIFLGGITGVMLSPMHLCLVLTAQYFKARLYGVYRYLIPAALMTVLISLPFLRVL, from the coding sequence ATGGACGTTGTCGTAACCCTCCTGATCTCGGTTCTCATAATCCTCCTGCTCATCCGCTTCGAGATAACCCTCGCGGTCTTTGCCGGGGCTCTGTTCCTCGCGATCACCAGCGCCCCTGAGAGCATACTTGCCACCTTCTCAAGCATATCGACGTGGAGGATAGTTGCCATAGTCGTATTCGCGTTCTCCATTGGCTACTCCATGGAAGTCGTCGGAATGCTGAAGCGCATAACCGAGTCAGTTCACTCCATCTCTGGAAGAATGAGCGTCGCTCTGATACCGATGCTGATAGGCCTGCTCCCCATGCCCGGCGGCGCGCTCGTCTCGGCTGTCATGATAAAAGATCTGGTGGAGCGCTTCGAGATAAGGCCCGAGAAGGCCGTGTTCATCAACTACTGGTTCAGGCACGTCTGGGTGACTTTCTGGCCCCTTTACCCCAACATAGTCATCGCGATGGGGATACTCTCGACTGACTACTCGGAGATAGCGAGGTCGACGTATCCAATCCTCGTGGCCTCGCTCGTCTCGGGTGTGCTTCTGATGGGAGTCAGATCCTCGAGGATTGAGGGCAGGAGGGACTCCAGGGGGCTGGCGTACATGTACCCAGTTCTCCTGATCGTCCTCTTCACGGCCCTGACAGGCGACCTGCTTGCAGCGCTTATAGCGTCCTTCCTCAGCATAATCCTTTTCAACAGGGCGTTCTCGAAGGTTCCGGAGATATTCAGGAAGACTGTGGACTTCAAGATCATAGTCCTCGTCATCGGAGTTATGCTTTACAAGAACGCAATAGAGATGAGCAACGCCTCCTCGGCCTTCTACTCTGATGTGCTCTCACTCTCAAACCCCTACGTTGCCGCCTTCTCTCTGTCCTTCCTGATAGCGTTCGCAACTGGCATAGAGCTGAGCTACACGTCCGTGGCGTTGCCCCTCCTCACGTCCTTCACGGGTACGGGGGATGTCATCAACAGCCACCTCTTCATAATCTTCCTCGGTGGCATAACCGGGGTGATGCTGTCTCCAATGCACCTCTGCCTCGTCCTCACGGCCCAGTACTTCAAGGCGAGGCTCTACGGGGTTTACAGGTACCTCATACCAGCAGCCTTAATGACAGTGCTAATATCACTGCCATTCCTGAGAGTGCTGTGA